In the Actinomycetota bacterium genome, ATTCAGCGATTAACGCGACACGAGTCACGGCCCAGGCAAACGCCAACACGCTCATTTGTATCCACATCGAGGGCGTGGAGGCTGTTGAGCGCCTTGGTTCGTTCCTTGAGATCGACGGTATCGACATCGTGTTCTTGGGGCTCTACGACCTGTCGACCTCGATGGGCCTGCCAGGTCAGGTCGACCATCCAGATGTGGTAGCCAAACTCGAACGAAGCATCGACGCGATTCTTTCGGCGGGCAAGGTTCCGGGAACCATTGCGAACACCCCCGATCAGATGCAGGCGATGTTGGACCGAGGAATCCGCTACCTGACCTACTCGGTAGACTGCGAGATGCTGGGCAAGCCCTACCATGAGATCAAGGATGCATTCTTTGCGGCCGCGGGACGGGATCGGGGCGCACGATGATCACGGTTGCGGACTACATTACTTCGTACGTGAGCGACACCCTGGGGGTGCAGGACGTCTTTCTCGTCACAGGCGGAGGAATCATGTTCCTCACAGATTCGCTGGCTCGCAACGAGAAGCTACGCAAGGTTTGCACGCACCACGAGCAGGCGGCCGCGATGGCGCTCGAGGCTTACTCCCGCTCTACGGGCAAGCTGGGCGTCGGCTACTTCACCACCGGTCCGGGTGCGACGAACGCGCTGACCGGGCTGGTAGGCGCTTGGCAGGATTCGGTGCCTTGCCTCTTTGTGGCCGGCCAGGTGAAGCGCAAGGAGACCGTTCGCCTCTCGGGAATCGCGGGGCTTCGTCAGTACGGAGTGCAGGAGGTAGACATCCTGCCCATCGTAGAATCGGTCACGAAGTACGCCGTTATGCTCGACGATCCGTTGCGGGTGCGATTCGAACTCGAGAAGGCCGTCGCAATCGCCACCGGTGGGCGTCCTGGACCGGTGTGGATCGACGTGCCGCTTGACGTCCAAGGAGCGCTCATCGACCCGACGGTGCTTGAGGCGTGGGACGGGTCCGGGGCAGAGCCCGCACGGCCCGCGCTTCCCGCACCCCAGATTGAGGAGTTCAAGCGGCTCTTTGCGCAGGCCAAGCGACCGATTGTGCTCGCTGGTCAGGGCGTGCGTCTCGCCGGTGCGCTGGGCCAACTCCGGGAGTGGGTCGAGGCAACTGGAGTCCCTGTCGTCACCACCCATCCCGCCGTGGACACCCTCGAGTACGACCATCCGAATCTCGTAGGGTGTGTCGGCATCAAGGGCACAAGAGCGGGAAACCTTGCGATGCAGAACTCCGATCTGCTCATCGCGATCGGAACGAGTCTGCATGTTGCGGTCATCGGCTACGAGTACGAACTGTTCGCCCGCGTCGCCAAGAAGGTCGTCGTCGACATCGATGAGACGTCCCACCGGAAGAAGACGATCGAGGTCGACCTGTTCGTGAACGCCGATGCGGGCGAGTTCTTGGCCGAGGTCGCAGACTCGAGGCATGCTGGAAATGGTTCCTGGGCGGAGACGTGCCGCAACTGGAAGGCCGAATTCCCCGTGTGCTTGCCCGAATACGGTACCGCAGAGGGGCCGAGCAACATTTACTGGTTCGTCGAGCGCCTGAGCCAGTTGATGGATGCGACGGACACGGTTGTGGCCGATGCGGGATCGGCATACTACGCCGTCTCCCAAGGCCTCAGATTGAAGCGCGATCAGCGTTACGTGGTATCTGGAGCGCTGGCCACCATGGGCTATACACTCCCGGCGTGTGCGGGCGTATCGGCGGCAACAGGCGCGCGTACTGTGGGCGTGACGGGCGATGGCTCACTTCAGTTCAACATCCAAGAGCTACAGACACTGGTCACGAACAACCTCCCCGTCAAGCTCTTCGTGCTGAACAACAACGGGTACCTGTCCATACGACAGACGCAGGATCGCTTCTTCGAGGGCCGCTATTTGGGTGAGGGTCCGCGTTCCGGCGTTAGCTGCCCGGATCTCGAGCTCATAGCCCGGGCATACGGCATTCCATTCTTTCGTTCCCAGAACCCCAGCGACCTTGATGCGGCGATCCTCTCGACCCTGGCGACAGGTGGGCCTGCCGTGTGCGAGGTCATGACTCCGCAGCTGCAGGAGATCATCCCGACAGTCGCCTCAGTGAAGCGCGAAGATGGCTCGATGGTATCCCGTCCACTCGAGGACATGTATCCGTTCCTCGAACGGAGTCACTTGCAGCGCATCATGGTAGTCCCGCCCGTGGAAGACAGGGACTACTGACAATGGCGGCAAGGAAGCTGCGAGTCGCAATACTCGGAAGCGGCAACATAGGCTCCGACCTTCTCAGCAAGGTCGTTCGATCCGAATTCTTGGAGTGCGTCCTTTTCATCGGTAGGAGCCTCTCATCAAGGGGTGTTGTCCGGGCTATGGCGATGGGGGTGCCGGTCTCTGACAAGAGCATTGATGCGATTGTCGATGACCCGGACCTATGCGAGTTGGTGTTCGACGCCACGTCGGCTCTCAGTCACTTGCGACATGGGCCCATCCTTGGGGCGCTCGGCAAGATCGTCATTGATCTCACGCCCTCTAATCTGGGCGCGATGTGCGTTCCTGCCGTCAATCTCGAACAGGGACTTGCGCTGAACAACGTCAACATGGTGACATGTGGCGGACAGGCAACAGTGCCTATCGCGCATGTAATTGGTCAGGTTCACAGCGAGGTGCCATACATCGAAGTCGTCTCGCAGATCGCCTCGCGCAGCGCTGGTCCTGCCACACGCGTCAACATCGATGAGTACATCGAGAACACCGAGCGGGCAATACTCGCGTTTTCCGGCTGCGAACGCGCCAAGGCGATCCTTAATCTTAATCCCGCGCTGCCCCCCGTGGACATGCAGGCGACCGTTTTCGCCAGGGCTGAGCACCCCGACCTGGATGCACTCCGTCCGGCAGTTGAGTCGATGGTCGAGCGGATCCGTACCTACGTCCCCGGTTATGAACTCATTGTGCCACCCACCCTTGAGAACGGTCGTATAGTGGTGATGGTGCGAGTGCGGGGGTTGGGCGACTATCTCCCCAGCTATGCTGGTAACCTAGATATCATCAACTGTGCGGCGGTCGCTGTCGCCGAAGGGCACGCCAAGCTCGCGCTAGCGCGCGGGGGAGAGGAGTGATCATGGGACGCCTTCTTGTCACCGATATCACGCTTCGCGACGGTAACCATGCCGTGGCGCATCAGCTCAACCGGCATCAGCTCAGTGTGTATGCCACTGCGGCCGATGCCGCCGGGGTAGCGATCGTCGAGGTTGGCCACGGCAATGGAATTGGTGCGTCGTCGCTCCAAGTGGGCGAGGCGTTGATGACGGATGCGGAGATGCTCGCCACGGTCCGAGCTGCTCTCAAGTGCGCCCGTCTCAGCATTCACGTCATCCCCGGTTTCGCGACGATCAACAAAGACTTGAGGCCGGCGATTGAGGCTGGTGTCGACGTGATCCGAGTCGCGTCGCACTGCACCGAGGCCGACATCACTGAGCGCCACATCACCTTCGCTCGCGAGAGCGGTAAGGAGGTGTACGGCGTTCTCATGATGAGTCACATGGCACCGAAGGAAGTACTGCTCGAAGAGGCACGCAAGATGGAGCAGTACGGCGCGGAGGGCGTCGTTCTCATGGACTCGGCAGGTGCATACCTGCCAACCGACGTGAGGGAGAAGATCGGTCACCTGGCCGATGGTCTCTCCGTCCCCGTTGGTTTCCACGCACACAACAATCTCAGCCTGGCCATCGGCAATGTGGTTGCCGCAGTGGAGTCTGGTGCGTACATCGTCGATGGCGCTGCCCGCGGCTTTGGTGCAGGAGCTGGCAACGCCCAGCTCGAGGGGATGGTCGCCGTGCTCGGGAAGATGGGCTACGAGACTGGCATCGACCTGTACCGGATGCTGGATGCCGCCGAGGTCTGCGAACGGGAGCTCGTTCAAGTTCTGCCGGACGCGGTGCCCGCTAGTGTCGTGAGTGGGCTGGCGGGCGTATTCTCCGGTTTCTCCAAGCCCGTAGACCGCATTGCGAAGCAGTACGGAGTGGACCCCCGCGATGTGCTATTCGAACTCGGGCGTCGTGGCGTTGTCGCCGGGCAGGAAGACATCATCATCGAGATTGCCCGCGATCTTGCAGGGGGGCCAGCGTGATGAACGAGCAGGTCGCTGCTGATCTCGCTGCGGATTGTGCCGCTGCGATCACGGACATCAGGCCGCTGGAGGTACTTCGAAGTCAACGAGTGCTTGTTACCGGCGGAACTGGCTTCATGGGTACGTGGCTTGCGGAGATGGTCACATGGCTGAACGACGCGCACGATTATGACATCGAGCTCATTCTCCTCTCCCCGGCCGCTAGGGCGTTCGAGACGCGTGCGCCACATCTGGCGGCGAGAAGGGATTTGATTCTGGTCGAACAGGACGTGCGAGATCTGTCATCACTGCCGGACCGCGTGAGTTATATCATTCATGCTGCCGGGACTCCAGACAACCGCACGCATGCGCGGGACCCGCTTCGCACCATGAGTGTCATTGCACACGGTGCATCAACGGTGTTCCAAGCGGCGGCTAGAAGCAGTGTGCTTCGCAAGGTTCTGAGCGTCAGTTCCGGCCTAGTATACGGGCCTCAGCCGCTCGATCTCGAACGAGTTCCAGAGACATTCGTCGGCGGGCCACGGCCAGACTCGATTTCCTCCATCTATGCCGAGGCGAAGCGTTTCGCGGAGGCTGAGACAGCCGCCTGGAGGAGCACGCAGAAGCTGCCGGTTGTCATTGCGCGCCCATTCGCATTCATGGGTCCGCATCAGGCCCTGGATAAGCCTTGGGCAGTGAACAACTTCTTGCGCGATGCGCTTCTGGGCGTGCCGATTCGAATCTTAGGCGACGCAGACACGGTGCGGAGTTACATGTACCCCAGTGACATGGCGTACTGGCTCCTGGTCATGCTCGCCGAGGGCACCCCCGGAACCGCATACAACGTCGGCAGCCCGGAGGGCATTACACTTCGCGAACTTGCCAATCGCATCGCGGACGGTGTCCCTGGCACCTCGTCTGTACTTTGTCGGCAGGTAGGCGAACCGCAGTTGACGCGATTTGTGCCCGATGTGTTCCGGGCAAAGTCTGAGCTCGGGCTAACGATGACTGTCGGCATTGAACGCGCCATAGAACGGACTATCGCGTGGCATCGAGCGACGGGCGGGTTAGCATGAGCAGCAGCCGGGACAGTATTGCAATCCTCGGCGCTACAGGCCATGTCGGGAAGTGTCTGATTGACACATTTCTTTCGGTCGGCGGTCGAGAAATTACAGCAGTCGTGAGGGACACTGTCCGCTTCAAGCAGTTCTTGGATTCACTGCCGAATGGGGCAAGATGCCAGGTGGCATCGTTCGATGAGTTCCCTCGAGTCGGCTATGGGGCGATCGTCAACTGCGTTGGTATCGGAACTCCAAGCGGGGTTACTGTATGCGGATCGGGTATCTTCGACCTGACTGAGCGGTTCGACGGTGTTGTCATGGACTATCTTGAAGCACATCCGGACACGCAATGCGTGAGCTTCAGCAGCGGTGCTGCGTATTGCGGGGACTTTGCCGAACCCGCGACGGAGAATACGTCGGCCGTCGTACCGCTGAATCACGTCACCCCGAAGGACTATTACGGCCTCGCCAAACTGGCTTCCGAGGCGAGGCATCGCGCCGCCGCTGACCTCGCCATCGTCGATCTTCGTCTGTTTGGCTTGTTCTCGCGCCACATCGATGTCAGCACCAACTTCCTGATGTGTGACGTGCTTCGCGCGACCATGGACAAGGCGCCCCTACAAGTTGGTCCGGAAGACATCGTACGCGACTACATCGCCCCGCAAGATATGGCAGCTTTCGTTGCAGCAGTAATCGACTCAGGGCCCCGAAACCAGGTGTTCGACCTCTACAGTGCTGCGCCCGTCGCCAAGTTTGAGGTATTGGACCACTTCTCTGAACGTTACGGTCTTGAGTACGAGATCGTAGGCGCTGCATCACCTCAGGGAGCGACGGGGCTGAAGCCCAACTACTACTCGCTCAATCGTCGGGCCGAAACGATCGGGTACAGTCCCTCGCGCACATCTATCGAAACGCTCTGCGACGAGACAGAAGCATTGCTCGCTCGAGGATGAGGCTCAGGCTCTCTGAACGAGCCGCCTGACGCGCCCCAGCACGGGTCGTATCGCACTGTAAGGACCTTCGAGTCCGGCCAGTCGCGCTATCGCCGCCACACCCTGCCCATCGATTGCTCGCCAGCGGAAGAGCCCTTCTCGGCGGGCATCGCCTATCAATGAACTCAGAGGCTTGCGATTTGAAGGCCCGATGACAGAGCGCGCATGCAGCAGGTAGTTCGTGCCGTGTTTCAGGAGAAGCGATTCGTCTCTAGCCGATAGCGGAGCTGGAAGAGCGTCGCGGTAATACTTCATCAGGGAAAGCGCATGGTGCTCTCTGAAGACTGGGTTGTGGGAGTCCTGGCCTTCGTGGTGCCTATACAAGACCAGTGGTTCGCGGATGAGAGCGACAGGGCCGAGTGCCGCCAGGTCGGTCAGAAGGATCCTGTCTGCAACGATTTGAAAC is a window encoding:
- a CDS encoding thiamine pyrophosphate-binding protein — encoded protein: MITVADYITSYVSDTLGVQDVFLVTGGGIMFLTDSLARNEKLRKVCTHHEQAAAMALEAYSRSTGKLGVGYFTTGPGATNALTGLVGAWQDSVPCLFVAGQVKRKETVRLSGIAGLRQYGVQEVDILPIVESVTKYAVMLDDPLRVRFELEKAVAIATGGRPGPVWIDVPLDVQGALIDPTVLEAWDGSGAEPARPALPAPQIEEFKRLFAQAKRPIVLAGQGVRLAGALGQLREWVEATGVPVVTTHPAVDTLEYDHPNLVGCVGIKGTRAGNLAMQNSDLLIAIGTSLHVAVIGYEYELFARVAKKVVVDIDETSHRKKTIEVDLFVNADAGEFLAEVADSRHAGNGSWAETCRNWKAEFPVCLPEYGTAEGPSNIYWFVERLSQLMDATDTVVADAGSAYYAVSQGLRLKRDQRYVVSGALATMGYTLPACAGVSAATGARTVGVTGDGSLQFNIQELQTLVTNNLPVKLFVLNNNGYLSIRQTQDRFFEGRYLGEGPRSGVSCPDLELIARAYGIPFFRSQNPSDLDAAILSTLATGGPAVCEVMTPQLQEIIPTVASVKREDGSMVSRPLEDMYPFLERSHLQRIMVVPPVEDRDY
- a CDS encoding NAD-dependent epimerase/dehydratase family protein; protein product: MNEQVAADLAADCAAAITDIRPLEVLRSQRVLVTGGTGFMGTWLAEMVTWLNDAHDYDIELILLSPAARAFETRAPHLAARRDLILVEQDVRDLSSLPDRVSYIIHAAGTPDNRTHARDPLRTMSVIAHGASTVFQAAARSSVLRKVLSVSSGLVYGPQPLDLERVPETFVGGPRPDSISSIYAEAKRFAEAETAAWRSTQKLPVVIARPFAFMGPHQALDKPWAVNNFLRDALLGVPIRILGDADTVRSYMYPSDMAYWLLVMLAEGTPGTAYNVGSPEGITLRELANRIADGVPGTSSVLCRQVGEPQLTRFVPDVFRAKSELGLTMTVGIERAIERTIAWHRATGGLA
- a CDS encoding aldolase/citrate lyase family protein, translated to PSTVTADVIAAAGLDFIVIDGEHGPIGPETAQAMSIACESRRVSPVIRVGGIIEAEILRALDVGAHAIHVPNVKSADEARRVVHLAKYPPAGGRGFSPFTRAGGYSAINATRVTAQANANTLICIHIEGVEAVERLGSFLEIDGIDIVFLGLYDLSTSMGLPGQVDHPDVVAKLERSIDAILSAGKVPGTIANTPDQMQAMLDRGIRYLTYSVDCEMLGKPYHEIKDAFFAAAGRDRGAR
- a CDS encoding NAD(P)-dependent oxidoreductase, producing the protein MSSSRDSIAILGATGHVGKCLIDTFLSVGGREITAVVRDTVRFKQFLDSLPNGARCQVASFDEFPRVGYGAIVNCVGIGTPSGVTVCGSGIFDLTERFDGVVMDYLEAHPDTQCVSFSSGAAYCGDFAEPATENTSAVVPLNHVTPKDYYGLAKLASEARHRAAADLAIVDLRLFGLFSRHIDVSTNFLMCDVLRATMDKAPLQVGPEDIVRDYIAPQDMAAFVAAVIDSGPRNQVFDLYSAAPVAKFEVLDHFSERYGLEYEIVGAASPQGATGLKPNYYSLNRRAETIGYSPSRTSIETLCDETEALLARG
- the dmpG gene encoding 4-hydroxy-2-oxovalerate aldolase — its product is MGRLLVTDITLRDGNHAVAHQLNRHQLSVYATAADAAGVAIVEVGHGNGIGASSLQVGEALMTDAEMLATVRAALKCARLSIHVIPGFATINKDLRPAIEAGVDVIRVASHCTEADITERHITFARESGKEVYGVLMMSHMAPKEVLLEEARKMEQYGAEGVVLMDSAGAYLPTDVREKIGHLADGLSVPVGFHAHNNLSLAIGNVVAAVESGAYIVDGAARGFGAGAGNAQLEGMVAVLGKMGYETGIDLYRMLDAAEVCERELVQVLPDAVPASVVSGLAGVFSGFSKPVDRIAKQYGVDPRDVLFELGRRGVVAGQEDIIIEIARDLAGGPA
- a CDS encoding acetaldehyde dehydrogenase (acetylating), whose product is MTMAARKLRVAILGSGNIGSDLLSKVVRSEFLECVLFIGRSLSSRGVVRAMAMGVPVSDKSIDAIVDDPDLCELVFDATSALSHLRHGPILGALGKIVIDLTPSNLGAMCVPAVNLEQGLALNNVNMVTCGGQATVPIAHVIGQVHSEVPYIEVVSQIASRSAGPATRVNIDEYIENTERAILAFSGCERAKAILNLNPALPPVDMQATVFARAEHPDLDALRPAVESMVERIRTYVPGYELIVPPTLENGRIVVMVRVRGLGDYLPSYAGNLDIINCAAVAVAEGHAKLALARGGEE